GCACGAGCAGCACCACGCCGATCATGGAGCCGACGACGAAGATGTCGGCGACGTTGAAGATCGCCGGGAAGCCCCAGACCTGGATGAAGTCGATCACGTGGCCCACGAAGAAGCCGGGCTCGCGCGTCAGCCGGTCGGTGAGGTTGCCGAGCACGCCGCCCAGCAGACCGCCGATCGCCGCCGCCCACCGCAGCGAGCGGATGCGTCGCAGCTGCGTGACGATGAAGATGACCACGGCCGAGGCGAGGATCGTGAAGATCCAGGTGGAGCCCTCCGCGAGCGAGAACGCGGCGCCGGGGTTGCGGACGAAGTGCCACTGCAGCACCTCGCCGAGCACCTGCCGCTGCTCGCCCTCCGCCATCGAGGCGAGGACCCACTCCTTGGAGAGGAAGTCGACCACCCACGCGACGACGGCGGTCCCGAGCACGAGGCCCAGCATCCGCCAGGTCGTCGAGCGCGGGACCGCCGCTTCGCTGTGGGTAGTCGCGCTGTCGTCAGTCACCGATCGGCTCAGTTGCCGCCCTGCCCGCCGAAGGCGAGCGAGGAGGAGCGGTCGAGGTCGCGAAGCTGGCTCTCGATGTATCCGCGCAGCTTCAGGCGGTAGTCGCGCTCGAAGCTCTTGAGCTCGTCGATCTTCGCCTCGAGGCCGGCCTTCTGCTCGTCGAGCTTCGCCTTCTGGCCGTCGAACTGCTCCTGCAGCACGACCTTGCGCTGCTCGGCCGCATCCTCGATCTCCTTCGCGGAGGCCTCGGCGGCGGCGATGAGCTCGTCGCGCTGCCGCTCGCCGGCGGCGATGTGCTCATCGTGGACGCGCTGCGCGAGCTGGATGAGGCTGTCGGACTGCGTGACGGACGGCGACGCAGGCGCGCTCGGCGCAGCCGCGGCGGGCGCGGACTCGACGAGGGCGACGGGCTCTGCCTCGGCCTCTGCGGGAGCCTCGGCCTCTGCGGGAGCCTCGGCCTCGACGGCGGGCGCTGCGGCTGCCTCAGCAGCGGCGGCCTCGGCGGCGGCGTCGCGGTCGGCGATCTCCTTGGTCAGGCGCTCGTTCTCGGCACGCAGGCTCTCGAGCTCTGCGGTGTCGGGCTGCTCGACCGGTGCGACGACAGCCTCGGTGTCGGCGGATGCCTCGGGGGCAGCGGCGCCACCCTGCTTGAGCTGCTCGTTCTCGGCGCGGAGCGTGTCGTTCTCCTCGACCAGACGACGAAGCTCCGTGACCACTTCGTCGAGGAAGTCATCGACCTCATCCTGGTCGTAGCCGTCCCGGAAGCGCGTCGTCTCGAAGCGCTTGTGGACGACGTCGTCAGGAGTCAGAGCCATGGCGTGCCTTTCTTGGTCAGCTGCCTGCCGATAGGACAGGCAGCGCAGGTTCACTGTACCCGGCGCGATTGCGCTCCGCAGATCGTAGCGCCGAGCGGCCGTCAGGCGAAGCGGAGCGGCCCGATGATGGTCATGAGCAGCAGCAGCGCGAGCAGCAGCACCAGCATCGCGATGTCGAGCATCGCGCCGCCGATACGCAGCGGCTTCACGAAGCGACGCACGAATCGCAGGGGTGGATCAGTCAGCCGGAGGAGCCACACGGAGACGAAGAGCCAGAAGCCCTTCGGCCGCCAGTCATGCCGGATCTGCCGGACGAAGTCGAGGATGATCCGCGCCCAGAGGGCGTAGAACGCGACCAGCAGTGCCGTGTGGACGACCCAGGCGAGGATCGAGACGATCGTCACCGCGTCAGTGCGCGAAGACGGCGGAGTCCGCGTCCTCCTCGGCGCCCCGACCGCCCGAGACCGCGATGTGCTCCGGCGTGAGCAGGTAGACCTTGGTCGTGACCCGCTCGATGCGACCCTCGAGGCCCTGCGTCAGACCGGCCGAGAAGTCGATCAGGCGACGCGCGTCGCCATCCGTCATCTGCGACAGGTTGATGATCACCGGCGTGCCGTCTCGGAACGCCTCGGCGATCGCCTTCGCGTCCTTGTACTGGCGCGGGTGCACCGTGAGGATCTCGCTCATGTCGTTCACCTTCTGGCTCGCTCGGAGCTTGGTGACCGGCGCGCGGCGCGGCTCCTCGGCGCGCTCCCGCTGCTGCTGGGGCTGCTGTGGTGCACGCTCGTGCTCCTCGGCCCGCTCGACGGGGCGGACCTCCTGGGTCAGCTCATCCTCCTCGGCGAAGCCGAAGTAGATCGCCGCCTTCTTCAGTGCGTTGCTCATGGATCCTCCTCGTGGCGTGCGTTCACGCTATCCGCCGACAGGCCGGTTTCCCGTGATTGCCGTGCCGATTCGCAGGTGTGTCGCGCCGTGCTGGAGCGCTTCGCGCCAGTCGCCGCTCATGCCGGCCGAGATCCACTCGGCCGCTGGGTCGATCGTGCGCACTCGCTCGGCGTGCGCCGCGAGCCGCTCGAACGCGCTCGCGGGCTCCTCGCCGAGCGGCGCGACGGCCATCACGCCGCGCAGGCGCAGCGAGTCGGAGGCGGCGACGCGCTCGGCGAGCGCGTCGAGCCCTGTCGCCTCGATGCCGCCGCGGGCGGGGTCCTCGGTCAGGTTGATCTGCACCAGCGCGTCGCGCACCGGGCGGTCGTCGCCAGGCTCACCGCCGTCGAGCGCATCGACGAGCTCGACCGAGTCGATCGAGTGGAGCACGTCGGCGTATCGCGCGACCTGTCGCGCCTTCTTGCGCTGCAGCTGGCCGACGAAGTGCCAGGTGAGGTCGAGCTCGGCGAGGGCCTCCGCCTTGTCGCGTGCCTCAGGGTGCCGGTTCTCGCCGAAGTCTCGATGGCCGGTTGCGGCGAGCTCGCGCACGAGCTCGACCGGGTGGAACTTGGTGACGACGACCACCGTGACATCGCGCGCCCGGCGCGCCTCCTCGAGCTGCTCGAGGAAGGCGGCCAGGCGCGCGGGGGCGTCGGTCATGCGGGTGTCAGCGCAGGAAGTCGGGGAGGAACTCGTCCTCCTCCTCGTCCACCTGCGTCAGTGGCTGGACGGGGCCGGTGAGGTGGTCGGCGACCGGCGGGGCCGGCACTGCGCGGCGCTCCACCGGCGCCTCGCCCTGCGCTGCGGGCGTGCTCTGCGACGCGGGCGCGCTCGGCGACGAGCCGCGCAGGCCCATCTCCTCGCGAGCCGCCGTGCGGATGACGGAGTCGTCCTCCTTGGCCACTGGCCCGGCGCTGTCGAAGCCCGCGGCGATGACGGTGACGCGCACCTCGTCGCCGAGCGTGTCGTCGATCACCGTGCCGAAGATGATGTTGGCCTCCGGGTGCACGGCCTCCTGCACGAGCTTCGCCGCGTCGTACGTCTCGTGGATGCCCAGATTGCTGCCGGCCTGGATCGAGAGCAGCACGCCGTGCGCGCCGTCGATCTTGGCCTCGAGCAGCGGGCTGGCAACCGCGAGCTCTGCCGCCTTGATGGCGCGGTCGGCGCCGCGCGACGAGCCGATGCCCATCAGCGCGCTGCCTGCGCCCTGCATGACCGACTTCACGTCGGCGAAGTCGACGTTGATGAGTCCCGGGGTGGTGATGAGGTCGGTGATGCCCTGCACACCCGCGAGCAGCACCTGGTCGGCGGTCTCGAATGCCTCGACCATCGAGATGCCCATGTCGCTGATCTCGAGCAGGCGATCGTTCGGCACGACGATGAGCGTGTCGACCTCGTTCTTCAGCGCCGCGACGCCGGTCTCGGCCTGCGCCTGGCGGCGACGGCCCTCGAAGGAGAACGGCTTCGTCACGACGCCCACCGTGAGCGCACCGAGGCTCTTGGCGATGCGCGCGACGACCGGGGCACCGCCCGTGCCGGTGCCGCCGCCCTCACCCGCGGTGACGAAGACCATGTCGGCCCCCGAGAGCGCCTCCTCGATCTCCTCCGCGTGGTCCTCGGCCGCGCGCCTGCCGACCTCGGGGTCCGCGCCCGCGCCGAGCCCCTTGGTGAGCTCGCGGCCCACGTCGAGCTTGACGTCGGCGTCGCTGAGCAGCAGCGCCTGCGCGTCCGTGTTGATGGCGATGAACTCGACGCCTCGCAGGCCGAGATCGATCATGCGGTTCACGGCATTCACACCGCCACCGCCCACGCCGACCACCTTGATGACGGCGAGGTAGTTGTTGTTGGAAGTCACGTTCCGGCCCCTCGATCGAACTCTCAACCTCTACTTGAAGTTTAGAGAATTCCTCATTTCATGCTGACATCTCCGACGGTACGGGCGCGTGTGGCACGAGCGCGGGAGCGACGGGGCGTGTCGCGGCCGGATCCGACAAGAAAAAGATTCGTCAGGTTCGCGCTGCGCGACCGTGTCAGTCGGCCTCGGGGTCGGCGCCGCGCACGACAGGATGCTCCGGTGCCCGCACGTCGAGCACCGCGGCCGCGGCAGGATCCTGCGTCTCCATCAGCGCCGCCACGACATCGGCCTTCAGCGGGCTCTGCTCCGGCCCGCCCCACTGCACGGTCTGGCCGCTCACCAGGGTGAGGCGGATGTCCGACGGCGTCGGCGCCTCGATGCGCTCGGTCTCGACCAGCACCTCGCTCGGCACCGACACCAGCACGGTCGCGACGGCCTCGAACTGCTCGGTGCCGATCTCGACTCCCTCGAGGGTCGGCAGCTCCGCCGTGCTCTCATCGACCTGACCGAGCACCACGCCAGCGGCGTCGATGACCGATGCTCCCCCATCCGTCTCGATGATCGCGACGGGCATGCGCTCGACGAGCCGCACGATCACGGTGGACGGCGGCACGACGTCGAGCCGGAACGACTCGATCTGCGGGATCACCTGCAGCCGCTCCGCGACGCCCTGCTCGGTGACCGTCGCGATCGGCTGCCCCAGCTGATCGGCGAGCGCGTCCTCCACGAGCGCCGCGTCGATGCGCTCTGCGCCCTCGACCTGCACCTCGCGCACCGACATGAGCGGCGACCAGACGAGCCCGACGAGCAGCGCGAGCGCGAGCACCAGGCCGCCCGTCGAGAGCAGCGCGACGCGCAGCTGCCGGCGACGGGTGGCCGTGAACCTGCGGACCTCGGCCCGCTCCTGCTTCTTGCGCGCCCGCTTGGCGGCCTTCGCCTCTCGCTTGGTCTCCTTGAGCTCCTCGCGATCGAGCCTGCGCTGCGCTCGCTGCGACTCGCGCCACGCGCGGTCGACCCGCTGCGCGTGCGAGCCGCCCTCGGTCGTCGGAGCCAGATCGTCGGCATGATCGGGCGCATCCGGCTCAGCCTCGGCTGCTGCCTCCGGCTCGTCGTCGTCGATGCCCGCGTAGGCGCTCAGCGCCCAGCGGCGTGGCTCCGGCGCATCGGGCGCGAGCTCTCCGCTCGCCCTGGCGGCCGCCTGCTCGCGGCGGCGGCGCAGCGCATCGAGGCGGATGACCTCGCGCACCTCCGCCGCGACCGAGCGGCTCGGCTCGTCCGTCGACTGCTCCGCGTCCGCCGGCCTCTCGACGCGGTGGTCGAATCCGTCGGGTCGCCTCACGCGTCGTCGCCGTCCTCGAGCGCCGACAGCACCTGCGGGATGATGCGGTACACGTCGCCGCAGGAGAGGGTGACGATGATGTCGCCCTCCTCGGCGAGCGCGGCGGCCCGCTCGGCCGCAGCCTGCCAGTCGGGCAGGAAGTCGACCTCGGCGGCGTCCTCGAAGCGCTCGGCGACGAGCGCCCCCGTGACGCCGGGGATCGGATCCTCGCGGGCACCGTAGACGTCGAGCACCACCGTGTGATCGGCGACGCGCTCGTACACGGCAGCGAACTCCCCCGCCATGTCGCGCGTGCGGGTGTAGAGGTGCGGCTGGTGGATCGCGATGATGCGGCCATCGCCGATGATGGTGCGCGCCGCGGTGAGTGCGGCGTCGACCTCTGCGGGGTGGTGGGCGTAGTCGTCGAACACGCGCACGCCGCGGCGCTCGCCGTGCAGCTCGAATCGGCGCCCGGTGCCGCGGAAGCCAGCGAGGGCGTGCGCGATGTCCGCCGGCGCGTAGCCGAGCGCGACGAGCGTCGCCAGCGCACCGGCGGCGTTGACGGCGTTGTGGCGGCCGGGCACGCCCACGTCGAGCTCGATGCGCTCACCGGCGATCTCGACGGTGCAGGATGCGGTGACGCCCGTGCGGATCTCCACGATGCGCACGTCCGCATCCTCGGCCTCGCCGAAGGTGATGACGCGCTCGTGGGTGATGAGGCTCCGCACGCGCTGCGCGCCGGCGTCGTCGGCGGAGATCACGACGGCCTCGCTCGCGCGGTCGGCGAACTCGGCGAATGCCTGATCGAACGCCGCCGGGGTGCCGTAGTGGTCGAGGTGGTCGGTGTCGATGTTCGTGATCAGCGCGACCGCGACGTCGTAGAGCAGGAACGAGCCGTCCGACTCATCCGCCTCGAGCACGAACATGTCGGAGGTGCCGTGGCCGCTCGAGGCGTCGAGCCCGGCGATCACCCCGCCGTTGACGAAGCCGGCGTCGACGCCGAGGCCGTGCAGACCCACGACGAGCATGCCGGTGCTCGTCGTCTTGCCGTGGGCGCCGCCGACCGCGACGACGCGCTTCCCGCGCGCGAGCACGTGCAGCGCCTGCGAGCGGTGCAGCACCGGGATGCCGTGCTCGCGGGCGGCGAGCAGCTCGGGGTTGTCGGGCCAGAGCGCGCTCGTGACGACCACGGCGTCGACGCGCTGCTCGCCATCGACGGGAAGGTGCGCGGCGTCGTGCCCGATGCCGACGCTCGCGCCGCGCTCGACGAGTCGATCGACCGTCGCGGAGCCCGAGCGGTCGGAGCCGGAGACCGCGAGCCCTGCGTCGAGCATCATGTGGGCGATGCCGGACATGCCGGAGCCGCCGATGCCGATGAAGTGGACGCGCTCGATCCTCGCGGGGATCGGCTGGCTGAAGTCTGGTTCGATCACGACTGCCTCCTCGTGGCCGCGGCCCGCTCGATGAGTGCGCACATGCGGTCGCTGCCGTCGCTCGCTCCCGCCCCAGCGCTGGCGCTGGCCATCTCGGCGAGCCGATCGGCGTCCCGCAGCAGCGGCACGAGTCGCGTGCGCACCCATTCTGCCGTGAATTCGCCGTCGGCGACGAGCAGTGCGCCACCAGCGGAAACCTGGTCGGCGGCGTTCATGCCCTGCTCGCCATTGCCGTACGGCAGCGGCACGTACACGGCGGGCAGGCCGACGGCCATGAGCTCCGACACCGTGAGGCTGCCTGCGCGGCACACGACGAGGTCGGCGGCGGCGAGCGCCAGGTGCATGCGGTCGAGGTACTCGATCGCGACGTAGTGCGCGCTGCTCGCGGGCTCGAAGTCCGTCTGCCTGCCGCCGCTCAGGTGCAGGATCTGCCAGCCGGCGGCGACGATCGCGTCGGCGCTCGCCACGATCGTGCGATTGATCGAGCGCGCACCCTGCGAGCCGCCGGTGACCAGCAGCGTGGGGCGCTCGGGGTCGAGGCCGAGCGCTGCGACCGCCTCCGCCCGCAGGCCGGCGCGATCGAGACCGGTGATCTCGGGCCGCAGCGGCATGCCCACGACCTCGCCCTTGAGCGTCGTCGCCCGGTAGGACAGGCCGACGAACTCGGTCCAGCGCGCGCCCAGCACATTCGCCATGCCGGGCTTGGCGTTCGACTCGTGGATGACGATCGGCACCCGCTCGAGGTGCGCAGCACGGTAGGCGGGGGCGGATGCGTAGCCGCCGAAGCCGACGACGACGTCGATGCCGCGGTCGCGGATCAGGGCGCGCACCTCGCGCACCGCCCGCCGCCAGCGGCCGGGGAACCGCAGGGCTGCAGCGTCCGGCCTGCGCGGGAAGGGCAGCTTCTCGATCGTGACGAGCTCGAGGCCCGCGCGCGGCACGAGCTCGCGCTCGAGGCCCTCCGCGGTGCCGAGCACCGTGAGCTCGGCTTCTGGCATGCGCTCCCGCAGCCGCCGTGCGGTCGCGAGCAGGGGGTTCACGTGGCCGGCGGTGCCACCGCCGGCGAGCAGCACGCGCATGCCTCAGCCCCTCACTGCTGCGGCTCGAGGCTGCACGCCGTCGCGCTCTTCGCCGCGCGCTCTGGGATTGTCGACGCGCTCGAGCGAGAGCACGATGCCGACGATCAGCAGCGCGGCGATGAGCTGCGAGCCGCCGGAGGAGATGAATGGCAGCGGCACCCCGAGCACCGGCAGCAGGCCGAGCACGACGCCGATGTTGACGAGCGCCTGGCCGACGAGCCACACCATGGCCGCGCCGGTGACCACGCGCGTCATCTGCTGCTTCGCCTGCTGCACGATGCGCAGCATCGTCCAGGCGAGCAGGGCGAACAGCCCCAGCACGACGACGGCGCCGAGCAGACCGAGCTCCTCGCCGATGATCGCGAAGATGTAGTCGTTGTCGGCCTCCGGCAGCCACGACCACTTGGCGCGGGAGTTGCCGAGCCCGACGCCGAAGAACCCACCCGCCGAGAGCGCCCAGGTGCCGTGCAGCTGCTGCCAGCAGCCGTCGTAGTAGTCGGCGTCGGTGCAGCCCTGCAGGAACGACGTGATGCGGGTCACTCGCGAGGGGCTCGAGAGCACCACCGGCACTGCGAGCACGGCGAGCGCCACGACGGGGAGCAGCAGGTGCCACCACCTGACGCCCGCGAACCACAGCGCCCCGAAGGAGAGCGCGACCATGATGACGACGGTGCCGAGGTCGCTGCCGAGCAGCACGAGGCCGATCGAGAGGCCCGCGACGGGCGCGGCGGGGATCCACGCCTGCCAGAAGCTGTCGATCCGCTTCTGCTTGCGCGTCATGATCATCGCGAGCCAGACGCAGAGCGCGACCTTGACGAACTCCGAGGGCTGCAGCGAGAACCCGCCGATGCCGATCCAGTTGCGGTTGCCGCCGGCGCCGAAGCCGATGGGCGTGAACACGAGCACCTGCAGCGCGATGCCGAGCAGGATGCCGACCCAGGCGATCCGCGGCCAGGTGCCGGCCGGCAGGCGCGCGGCGACCAGCATGCAGACGACGCCGATCGAGGCGAAGGCCGCCTGCTTGACGAAGTCGGTGAAGAACGAGGCGTTCGCGACGTAGCTCTCGACCGAGGAGGACGAGAGCACCATGATCAGGCCGAAGACCACCAGGAAGAGCGTCGTGCCCATGAGCAGCGCCGCGTTGAGCGTGGGCGCGCCGAAGATCGACCGCACGCGCACGAGTGCGCGCTTGCCGACACGCTCTGCGCGGCTGAGCCTGGCGTCAGTCGCGCGGGCGGTCGCGGGAGCCGTCGTCGTCACCATGGGCCCCCCTCTCCCGCACTGCCTCGGCGAATCGGTCGCCGCGCTCTGCGTAGTCCTTGAACTGGTCCATGGATGCCGCCGCCGGCGCCAGCAGGACCGTCACGCCGGGCGCGGCGTGCTCAACGGCTGCCTCGACGGCCAGTCGCATCACCGCACCAGTGTCCGCCGTGTCGACCTCCACGAGCGGGATGCCCGGCGCGTGTCGCGCGAACGCCTCCCGCACGGGGGCGCGCTCCACGCCGATCGCGACCGCAGCGACGATGCGCTGCGCGTGCCGCTCGACGAGCGGCGCGACGTCGGCGCCCTTGAACAGCCCGCCCACGATCCAGACCACCCGGTCGAAGGCGCTGAGGCTGCCCTCCGCCGCATGCGGGTTGGTCGCCTTGGAGTCGTCGACGAAGCGCACCCCTTCGAGCTCTGCCACGAGCTCGGTGCGGTGGCGGTCGAGGCGGAACGAGCGGATGGCGTCCCGCACGTCGGCGGGCTCGGCACCGAAGGCGCGCGCGAGCGCCGCGGCCGCGAGCACGTTGCGCGTCATGTGCGGCGACCGCAGCCCTGCGGGCTCCAGGTCGGCGAGGCTCGCGAGCTCCAGCGCCTGCGCGTGCCGCGCGTCGAGGAACGCACGGTCGACGAGCACGTCCTCCACCATCCCCAGGTCGCTGGGGCCGGGGATGCCGAGCGAGAAGCCGATGGCGCGGCAGCCCTCGACGACCTCCGCCTCCTCGACCATCGCCATCGTGACGGGGTCCTCGACGTTGTAGACGGCCGCGACCCGAGCGTTCGTGTAGACCTTCGCCTTGGCCGCGCGGTAGGCATCCGCCGACCCGTGCCAGTCGATGTGGTCGTCGTCGACGTTGAGCACGGCGGCGGAATGCGGCCAGAGCGCGCCGGGGCCAGTTGTGGGCAGCCCGTGCAGCTGGAAGCTCGAGAGCTCGACGACGAGCACGTCGAAGCCGGCGGGATCGCGCACCGCGTCGAGCACCGGAGTGCCGATGTTGCCGACCGGCGCGACGCGCAGGCCCGCCTCGCGCAGCATGTGGGCGGCCAGCTGCGTCGTGGTGGTCTTGCCGTTCGTGCCGGTGACCAGGATCCACTCGGCGGCCTCGACCTTGTCGCGCACGCGCCAGGCGAGCTCGATGTCGCCCCAGACGGGGATGCCGCCGTCGGCGGCGGCGACGAGCCACGGGTGGTCGGGGCGCAAGCCGGGCGAGGCGATGACGAGCTCTGCCTCGGTGATCGCCGCGGGCAGCTCGTCGGCCCCCGCCTCGACGATCGGCACGGCGAGCACGCCCAGGATCGTCCTGCGCTCGTCGTCGACGCGCTCGGCGACGACGGTGACGGATGCGCCCAGCTCGACGAGCGTGTCGGTGGCCGCGAAGCCCGTGACGCCGAGGCCGAGCACAGCGACGCGGAGCCCGGCCCAGTCGCTGTGCCAGGAGGTGAGGGTGTCGAGGCGGCCCATCAGCTCTGCAGCGCCCACTCGAAGTAGAACAGGCCGATGGCCGCGGCGACGAACAGCCCGGCGACGATCCAGAAGCGCACGACGATCGTCACCTCTGCCCAGCCCTTGAGCTCGAAGTGATGGTGCAGCGGCGTCATCAGGAAGACGCGCTTGCCACCGGTCGCCTTGAAGTAGGCCCGCTGCACGATCACCGAGCCGGTGACGACGATGGGCAGGCCGGCGATGAGGATGAGCAGCAGCTGCGTGTCGGTCATGATCGCGAAGCCGGCGAGCGCGCCGCCGAGCGCGAGCGAGCCGACGTCGCCCATGAAGATCTGGGCGGGGCTCGTGTTCCACCACAGGAAGCCGATGAGCGCGCCGACGATCGTGGCGCCGAGCGTCGCCACGTCGAGCGGCTGCAGCACGTCGTAGCAGCCGGCGCCGGGCCCGTCGACGAAGCACGACTGGTTGAACTGCCAGAAGGCGATGAAGGCGTAGCCGACCGTCGACAGGATGACGGCGCCGGTCGCGAGGCCGTCGAGGCCGTCGGTGACGTTGACGGCATTCGATGCCGAGACGTTCATCAGCAGGATCCAGAGCACGAACAGGATGCCGCCGATGGCACCGAGAGGCGCGAGGTCGAGCCACGGGATGTCGCGGACGCCGGAGATCACGGGGTCGACGACCGTGCGCCCGGTGTCGCCATAGGGCACGGTGATCGCGAGCACGCCGAAGAGCA
The window above is part of the Agrococcus sp. ARC_14 genome. Proteins encoded here:
- the mraY gene encoding phospho-N-acetylmuramoyl-pentapeptide-transferase, with the protein product MLVLLASAGIALLISLFATPLFIKGFARIGWGQFIRDDGPQSHHVKRGTPTMGGLIFIVATLLGYFGGKLLGQDAPTLPALLILLLMVGMGAVGFIDDFMKISNQRSLGLGGWAKVAGQVVVSVLFGVLAITVPYGDTGRTVVDPVISGVRDIPWLDLAPLGAIGGILFVLWILLMNVSASNAVNVTDGLDGLATGAVILSTVGYAFIAFWQFNQSCFVDGPGAGCYDVLQPLDVATLGATIVGALIGFLWWNTSPAQIFMGDVGSLALGGALAGFAIMTDTQLLLILIAGLPIVVTGSVIVQRAYFKATGGKRVFLMTPLHHHFELKGWAEVTIVVRFWIVAGLFVAAAIGLFYFEWALQS